ATATCTCAGGATCATTTACATTGATGTCTGATAGTTCCTTTGTCGGTGTTACCTCATCAACATCCGTAATAGATATAATTGAAACCAATTTATCCTGATGACCCATAATAACCTTACCGCGTTCCTCACTGACTTCGAACTCTTCACCTCGTAGGATCTTTCGATCCTGTTCGACATCGAAGAAATCCCGTTCTGCTTTTAATTTGAATACTTTTTTCATGTTATTAATTATTAGTTATTATTCTTACCCAGTCATTTTCGTTTGAAAGCTCATTGAAAAATTCGATGACTGGTATTTTTTTATATAATGTTTCGACGTTTAAATTGCTGAGGTTGAAATCTAAAATGTATCCAGTCTGTTCGTGGATCACTTGCTCGTGGGCGCTTGGGAAGTCCGTAACGATTACCGGGGTTAACAGTTGCAATGCTTCATAGATAGAGTAGGAGAACCCCGTGGAATTTAACCCCATCGAAACGGGATAGCTTACTTACTATTCCTTGGGCATAATCGGATGAGGTGTTACCGTAGATATCCCATGTGTATTTTACATTACCCTCATTTAGCTTGGTCAACATTGTAATCATTCTGGAAAAACCTTTTTCAGGACTGATGCGAGAAACTGTAATAAGTTTCAGATCATCATTTTTGTGCTTAACCAAATGGTTGACCTCATCGTCAACCAAATTATAAATCACTTGATCGATGGTATTGCTGGTCACTTTTTCGAACTGTGCGCCTACGTGCTTACCAACAGCAACGTGATGAGTACATTTATTAGGTTTTTTGTATTTGAAGTTCCATCCCTTGATACATTCGTAATCGGCATGAATCATTTGGATATATCGATTCGCTTTGATAGTGGCTTCCGGATTTGTTCCCCAGGCAGAAGCCCAAATAAAAGTATCACATGAAAACTCCTGTCCGGTGTATTTCAATACATCAGCATATTGGGAAATAGCCATCAAACGCG
The Flavobacterium kingsejongi genome window above contains:
- a CDS encoding glycosyltransferase; the protein is MGLNSTGFSYSIYEALQLLTPVIVTDFPSAHEQVIHEQTGYILDFNLSNLNVETLYKKIPVIEFFNELSNENDWVRIITNN